DNA from Brassica napus cultivar Da-Ae chromosome C4, Da-Ae, whole genome shotgun sequence:
CAAATAAGAAGAAACTGACTCCAACGAACTAGCTAAGACTTTTCTTTTATAACTTCATCTCAAAGCCACTCTTTCCTTTCTCGAAGAGGAGTTGGTGATGGCTACCATCATACCTATTCGTTTAAGTTGTTACTATTTCCTCCTATCTAATTTCTGATTCTTTTCTAAAGCCAACCTTTTTTGATAACTTTCTTTACCAAACATTTACCATGTTTTAAACCAAAAcctttttttgtgaaaaaagtttgtcaagtcgttctaACCCCCACGTTTTCTCTTTGTCGAAGTCCAAATTCAAGGGAGAGTAGTATTATTGAACTTTTCTTCTTATACTGCtcggttaatatatatatctttaaatctCAACAGCCAAGTAGTCAACacagtattatatttttatttttatttttttttggtcgaaagtattatattttcttttatttcactTTAACTTGTCGAATCAAAATTTGGTGTGTTTTGGTTAGTTAATAACTTACTACTGAACTAAACACAATCCAAtccatttattaattttataaccAAACGTTCCAACCCcattaaaaccaaaatatctttctctatatatatttatatcaaagcTTTTCCCTCCACGCCATCTTCCATATCCAAAATAATCTCAccatgcatcatcatcatccatgcAATCTCAAACCCATCACCTTCTTCTTTCTTATTTATCTCCATCTCCATATCCCACAAACCATCCAAGCTCGAAACCCATCTCATTTCACGATCAAACCATCACGACACAACGTCAATATACCGGAAATAAAACGTCACCTCCACCGGTTCGGTTACCtacaacacaacaacaacaacgtcTCGTTCGAGCAAGCTCTCTCTCGCTACCAAAAAAATCTCGGTCTACCGATGACCGGGAAACCAGATTCCGACACGTTGTCACACGTTCGGTTACCAAGATGCGGATTCCCTGATGACGTGGACCCCAAAACGCCGCCTTTtcacacaaaacaaaaatacgTGTATTTCCCCGGAAGGCCCAGGTGGACAAGAGACAACATCCCACTGCAGCTCACCTACGCCTTCTCGCAGGAGAACCTCACCCCTTATCTAACACCAACGCAAATACGGCGCGTGTTCCGACTCGCTTTCGCCAAGTGGGCTTCGGTGATCCCCGTGAGCTTCGTCGAAACAGAGGACTACGAGATCGCCGACATCAAAATCGGATTCTTCGCCGGAGATCACGGCGACGGAGAGCCATTCGACGGTGTTTTGGGCGTTTTAGCGCACACTTTCTCGCCGGAAAACGGTAGGCTTCATCTAGACAACGCAGAGACGTGGGCCGTCGATTTCCACGAGCAGAAATCGACGGTTGCCGTTGATCTGGAATCTGTAGCTGTGCACGAGATAGGTCACGTGCTTGGGCTGGGCCACAGCTCGGTGAAAGACGCGGCTATGTACCCAACTTTAAAGCCCAGAAGCAAGAAAGTGGATTTGAACGTTGATGACGTCGTTGGAGTACAGTCTTTGTACGGAACTAACCCAAATTTCAACTTAAGTGGTTTACTTGCGTCGGAGACTTCGACCAATCTAGCTGCTGATGGCAAGTTGGTTCGGTCCGAAGGTATAATCTATTCGACCTTGAGTACTCTTCTCGTTCTCGGTTTTTTGAATCTGTAggttcatcatatagattataCAAATTTACATCGATTTAGTTCAATCTCAAAAATGTATAGAACCATAGAGACACATGGAATGGAATACAATTAAGTtgtcttgttttattttatatgctcAAGAATGTTGGGTGTATTACGTTTCCTGTAAAGTGGACACGCAACAACTATGAGGCCCATTTAAAAATGGTTATGATGCTAACGGCCGAGTAGATTGTCACAACGTGAGTAGCTGAAATTATACAGACCACAAGCCCTTAGCTAACACAGTTCGTTGGAACTTATACCCAATGGTGCTTGGAAGAAGTCGTAACTCTGTTTTGGCctatgttttaaaaatgttttcagcTCAGTTTGGTTTACTATACTGTTTGTTTTTCTTATGTGTGGAAGAAGTAACAAAAATACACACCAGAGGATGCTAAGATACATATAATAACAGCGAAATATAACCGGAAaatctataacaataaaatagagttttttcTCACCTTAACCCTCCACATCATCAAGAAGGAGGGGGCAATTAAGGACACGTGTCCATCATTCTTCATCTATAGAAATTTTTTCGATTTCATTATGGGTTTCTTTCACAAACTTAATGAAAACTTTGGACACCTCAATATATTGGGCTTTGTTTTCTCTGGTCCATCAAGGGATCCCCTTCTTCTTGTGCTGATTGAAGACCTTGCGATCTCTCTTCCGCTTCCTCGGCTAAGTAACGTTCCAGAGTCAATCACTAAAGAAAACTCAATAATCCCACGATTTCCTCTTCACTGCAACTTTTGGATTCTCTCAGTTTCAAACtctatatatccttttgttCTCTAGCTTTTCCTCTTTACcaaaattatcaaaatcaaAGAATCTTGGCGATCTTCTACACTCCAAGGTAACATCATCATTCCTTTTTGATTTCTCTCCACTAATTTGATTTTGAAGTCATAATTTCTTATCATGTACGATGTTGTATTTGCAGCTGTGAGATTTCTTTACAAACAGTGGTCGCAAAGTTGATTTTGTACAGTAAGTCATTGATCTGTCTAGCAACAATGATCTATTTGGTTTCGTTTGTATCTTCCAGAGAAAAAGCATAGAATTTTGTCGAGCTATGAAACCGAAGCTAAACTCATAGCGTGTTTACTGATTCTGTGGCCATTGATTTATTGAGTTGATAGGATGGAATTGCTGATGATTCCTTGAGTGATGAGACACCCACGTCAAGTTTTTAAACTTGAGCACTGAAACTTCACATGTACTcactccatctctctctctctctctggtctCATGGCGATTATGATTCTTTTTTTGATTTATCTCCAAGCTATTCTTACATGATTAATTTGTGTACAGGAAGCAAAATACGCTGGTGCACAGGACAATAAATCTTCTTATAATGAGGGTGAGCCTCTGCATATACGTAACATTGTTCATGGCCTTCCCTCACCCACTTCCTCCTTTTTCAGTATATGTTAGTAAACAATGCTCATGGTCTGCAATGATTTGTTATGGCTTTTAAGTCAATCGTCATATTTGTCTTTAATTCTCATTGTTGTTCAGCATCAGTATATGTTAGTAAACAATGCTCATGGtctgtatatgtttttttatagattttaaaagctGATTCAATGGGTTTGAATATCAAGTATCAGTTATTAGTCTTATTAGTAATCTTTTGTAAAAGCCTAACGTTTTCAACTTTTTCCTTGCAAAGCTCTTTATGGtatgcttaatttttttttaaaaaaaaactctgtaTTAGTATAAGTGGATGGGTTTCAGTAACAAATTAGTATCTTTGCATCATTCTAGCTTGTGACCAAATGATATTACTTTCAAATCATTGGCACACAGATGTTGTACTAGGAAATTAAGAAGCCTTTGGTCTCATGCGTTTTCATTCAAAAGAAGACCACAATGAGCTACTCTATTGTCTCGTGGGCGTGTACGGCATGGTCAAACGGCTCAAAGTTCTCATGGTAAGGACATTGCTACTCTTTATCTGTTTGGATGTGACATGGTGTTGGATTGGGTGGAGCAAGAAGCACATGTGGCAGGGTGTCGTTCGACGTCTGAAGCAGAGAGGTATCAAGGGAGGAAGAGGAAGCAAGAGAACAAAGGGAAATGGAGTATAGACCTCCTAAGCAAGCAATTTCAAGCAAGGTGTATGATTTGGACCTGAATGGGTTCACGGAGTCGCAACTGCGGTACGAAATCGTAACTGTTTGAGATACTAGATATGTGGATCCTACCTTCATATGATTCGAAGTTTCTGTAGGTAAATACTATATAACTGTTTCTCTATCATATATATTGGCACTTAAGTCATCTGATTTGCATTTTAATTATGGCTGCACAAGACCAAGAACCTTGTAGCTTCTGAGAAGAAGCGGCTTGGGTTTGCTTGAAGCTGAGAAGAAGAGGGCACATGCTTTTGTCTAGCAAGTACGCCACGTTGCCAACTCTGTTTCTAATCAGCGTGAGATGGATAGAAGTAAAATGAGGGACAAACTTGAAGACAAATTTCTAAGggtaaaaactatatatatagacaGAAGCTTTGGTCTTTGGTTTCTCTTATTCTGTTATGTTTCTTGATCTAGGAAAAGAGACATAGATCGGAGTTTCTTTGTCAAAGAAGAAGACAGCTTGATTCGATTAGTCTCTACTGCGATATGATGCAGCAAGATGGTGATCTTCTCTCTAGAAAGCTGTCAAGGTAGTTTTTATAAATCACTACCAGTTATATGTTTCCTTAATAATCTCCCTTACCACTTTTGTTCTTGTGTTGTTTGTTAGGTGTTGGAAGTGCTTTGTGATTTAATAAAGTCAGCCTGATACTCTTAAAGCTGTTAACTCTTTGCTTGACCGCCTTCAAGTTCGCTTAGAAGCTTCTAAAACGTTACCGCTTCTTCTCAACCGTCGATAATGGATaacattcatcatcttcttagAAGAGTTGCCACCCCAAGAAAAAAGAAGACGCCAAGTACTCTAAAGAACAAGAAAGGAAAGAGAGTTACTCCTGGTAGGAGGGTGGCCGTGACATCTGAGGTTTCCTATCAGAGTGGTCCTTTCTGCTTTTATGATACTCGGTCATCCAGACGCTGTGTTTAACAGTCAAGGTGATCAAGAGGCTGCTCTTAATGACTCAGCGAAGGGTTTTTTGAGGGAGTTTAAGTTATTGataaaggttattaaagagggTCATGTTAAGATGTCTATTGAGGAATCAAAGCTTCAGACGTTGAGATCTCAGTTGGACTTATTTGATAAGGCATGGTGCACATTTTTGAATTCGTTTGTGCTTTGGAAAGTGAAGGATGCTCGGTTGTTGGGAGAGGATAAGGTAAGAGCAGCTTGTCAGCTTGAAATTTACATGATTCAGAAATGCAAGATTACTCCAGAAAGAGATGACACTGTGCTCACTCATGACAAGAAAGCAATTCAGACCCGAAATACGAAAGGCATACTAAGCTTCCTAGAAGGATAGACTAATTTTTCATTATTGTAATAGATTATTGCCACCGCTCTCCTACTCTGTTCCCTTCGCAATATATCATCAATAATCCATAGCTAGCCATATTTACTTTAAGATTCTGCAGCTTTTGGTGTGTACATAGTCATCACTCATCACTTTCATTTCAAGTTACTTTTACTCTcggatacaaaaaaaattgtgctGAGATCAACAGCAGTaaccaatattttaataatacattATCTAAATtgcatctttatttccatttagTACTCTTCTTATGCTTTGCTAGCTCCTACCTTATATTCTACGGACCtaatacaaagaaaaaagaacttTTGAACCCTGAAGACAATTGAATTATACACACCAAAATACACTAGAGACGTCCTTAGACCAAACATGTGCTTAGACTCAAACAAGCCTCCTCGGCCCAAAACTATAAGAATTGCCAATTAGTTACTAATTCAAGTAAATaaaaccattatcatgctaaataaaacaaaaccacTCTCTCTGCTTCCACATTTAATTTTACAGCTGTTAGTTTCACGAGGAGACGACTAATTAAAGGTTATAGAAGACAATACAATTAACTACAACTTAGTTgaacaaattctaaaaacaaGTTCTGCTATAAGAGTTCTGAAAACTGGACTGGATATTTGTTGGTATCCTAATTGGGTCAATGATTTTACCATCTCAAcgggttttaaaaaattaatttaatttaaattaaattaatactatacatatgatatttttctttgaCCTAAGTGATAACTACGATCGCTAACCACTATCAAATGgattagaaaaaatattcttcTCTTTAATCATATTTGCATCttcatatatttgaaattgttTTACATACTAagatcataaaattaatttaaaatacattaaaaaactaaaaagtaagaacccggcgcgtagcgccggaatacaaCTAGTGACAAATAAACTTTAGATTTGTCTAAATGTATGAAGTAATGCTGAGTAacttatttcaaaaaaaagaattgaataGGTCCGACACAATTTCTTTGGATATCTATCTTCAATTGTCGCTGTCGCATTCAACGTAAAGTAGGCTCCACGGCCCATAAACATATAGCCGGTACGGTCTGGTTATATCGCTTTCATCTCTTCTCTATCAGTTTTTGGGTTGTTGGTTATAAATCATAATAATTGAGGAATATTTTAAGAGCAGAACACTATTGCAATTTTGTCccttaaaattaaaagatttataaaaacttgttttttttgtaacaaataattttatatcaatattttgatacattatttttatcataattgTAATTTAGGGAAAATaggaaatataaatatatcagtTGTGACAGTTTCTtgtgcagttttttttttttttttttttttttttttgcgaacaTTCTTGTGCAGTTTCTTTTCATCAATAAATCATcatattcatgaaaatgatCATCTTCAAATGGTTCCAACATTGTGGCGAGAATGAATCTATACATAGAGTTCATTTGAGAAATTATATTGCTTAACAGTTAAACTATCGATTGTTCTGTCACAATTATACGAAAATCTTATTTCTGTTAATTACgctatttttcttcttcttcttctatttaTCCATTTAAGCCATCGACTTATCAATTCTTATCGCTGGATAGAGAGTTATTATGTTTCCTAGTTAGGTACGTAATGGTGAAACTTTGAATGAATGCAAGTCTCTAGAATTGACACTACCATTCTTGGGTGTTGCTTGAGAATGTGAAACTGTCTATAGAGGTATAATGCATGTAAAGTAAAGGCTGTATACTTGTACATATGTAGTAAACACTTATTTACTAAACATAAGAAAATACTAAAGAAGGGGACAAGAGGGATAAAGGAAGAGCATATGGTCTATCATTTTTGCATGTTATTCGTCAGAAGGgattattatcttttaaaaaataaattacttcttttgttatatttatacgtaattttttttcttctacaaTTGACTTTTTTTAAATGGAGCTACCTAGTgttgttgagaaaaaaaattatagtataataATATTCGGTGTCATTATGGGCACATGAGGCCGCACGTGTTCTTGCTGTTTACTTTGGGATCACCGTCCTCTGTCACGTCACGTgattcaagaaacaaaaaaatcaaaagaataaacaaaaaagCTTAGTATAATGTCAATAATGACATATATATTCGCACTTACATGTAtactaatattaatttatgCGACTTAGGAGCGTTCATAGTGGTCACTTGCTTGCTTCCACTACTAGTCACGAGATCACGACATTCGGGGGCACTCAAAACAGTAAGCAAAAAatcttcttaaaaatatatgacCAGAACAAGTGACTCTGATTGAGGAAGAGGAACTAACGAGAAGATAGTTCCACTGCCACCGACCACCGTACGTCGATGTACGCCGTCTAGATTAATTTTCTCGCTTTCTCTATCTCCTTATTTTAGAAGATATAAATTAACTTTACTGCAGCAAAGGTAT
Protein-coding regions in this window:
- the LOC106394882 gene encoding metalloendoproteinase 4-MMP-like, with the translated sequence MHHHHPCNLKPITFFFLIYLHLHIPQTIQARNPSHFTIKPSRHNVNIPEIKRHLHRFGYLQHNNNNVSFEQALSRYQKNLGLPMTGKPDSDTLSHVRLPRCGFPDDVDPKTPPFHTKQKYVYFPGRPRWTRDNIPLQLTYAFSQENLTPYLTPTQIRRVFRLAFAKWASVIPVSFVETEDYEIADIKIGFFAGDHGDGEPFDGVLGVLAHTFSPENGRLHLDNAETWAVDFHEQKSTVAVDLESVAVHEIGHVLGLGHSSVKDAAMYPTLKPRSKKVDLNVDDVVGVQSLYGTNPNFNLSGLLASETSTNLAADGKLVRSEGIIYSTLSTLLVLGFLNL